Genomic window (Sulfurovum sp. NBC37-1):
CCTCAAAGAAGGGTTTGATATCGGACTGGCAGAAAAACTCGATGATGTAACACCGGAAGATTCCGTGGTCATCCGTACACATGGTATCCCCAAAGATGAACTTTCCCAGCTTAAAGCACAGGAGAATCCGATCATTGATGCGACCTGTCCCTATGTGACGACACCCCAGAATATCGTTGCGAATATGAGCGAAAAAGGTTACAGTATCGTCATTTTCGGAGACAAAGAGCACCCGGAGATCAAAGGGGTGGTCTCTTATGCCAAGGATCTCCGCAATGCGTTCATCGTTAAGCATGAAGATGAACTTAAAGGGCTTCCCATCCTTTCAAAAGTAGCAGTGGTAGCGCAAACTACCCGAAAGCCGGAAGATTTTCTAAAGATCGTCAATGCCCTGATTCTCAACCATAAAGAGGTACGTGTTTTCAACACGATCTGCAATGCAACGTTTGAAAATCAGGATGCAGCGGCAGAGTTGGCAAAAGATGCAGACGTGATGGTCGTCATTGGCGGGAAGCACTCGTCCAATACCAAGCAATTGCACTCTATCTGCAAAAGTTATTGTGATGATAGCTATCTGATAGAGAATGAAGCAGAATTGGAACCGAAGTGGTTTGAAGGTAAGAAACTGTGCGGTATTTCGGCAGGGGCTTCGACACCGGACTGGATCGTTCAGAACGTTATCGACAAGATAGAAGCGCTGAAGTAGGCAGAGCACGATGAACAGTATTACACTCAAACCGATCAGATATATTGAAGGAGAAGTAAATCTTCCGGGTTCCAAGAGTCTTTCCAACAGAGCACTGCTGATCGCGGCACTGGCAGAAGGAACGACAAGGATCACCAATCTGCTTGAGAGTGACGATACCCGGCATATGCTCAATGCACTTAAACTTTTGGGTGTGGAATACACACTTTCTGAAGACAGAACGGAATGTACCGTGGTTGGGAACGGCGGCCCCTTTCATACGAAAGAACCCTTGGAAC
Coding sequences:
- a CDS encoding 4-hydroxy-3-methylbut-2-enyl diphosphate reductase; the protein is MKIQLASSYGFCFGVKRAIKIAEEHQGSKTYGPLIHNKDEINRLKEGFDIGLAEKLDDVTPEDSVVIRTHGIPKDELSQLKAQENPIIDATCPYVTTPQNIVANMSEKGYSIVIFGDKEHPEIKGVVSYAKDLRNAFIVKHEDELKGLPILSKVAVVAQTTRKPEDFLKIVNALILNHKEVRVFNTICNATFENQDAAAELAKDADVMVVIGGKHSSNTKQLHSICKSYCDDSYLIENEAELEPKWFEGKKLCGISAGASTPDWIVQNVIDKIEALK